The following proteins come from a genomic window of Novosphingobium aromaticivorans DSM 12444:
- a CDS encoding SDR family oxidoreductase: MGRVQGKKALVTGAAQGLGAAHAWMLAREGARVLLTDINGEGATATAAAINAELGAGTAFAMRHDVTSADDWDAAIAFAAEKLGGLSVLVNNAGVGVRGNIETCTLEEWHRGFAINVDSVFLGCQKALPLLRDSQPASIVNISSIAGLIASDTMPGYNASKAAVWMLTKSVALYCAKRGWDIRCNSVHPTFVDTPILDGISANANLEKSVVMGKLARQIPLGRVGEPDDIAAGVLYLASDESRFMTGAELKLDGGISAM; this comes from the coding sequence ATGGGCAGGGTTCAGGGCAAGAAGGCACTCGTCACCGGGGCGGCGCAAGGCCTCGGCGCGGCACACGCATGGATGCTGGCGCGCGAAGGCGCCAGGGTGCTGCTCACCGACATCAACGGCGAAGGCGCAACGGCAACGGCTGCGGCAATCAACGCCGAACTGGGGGCAGGCACGGCTTTCGCCATGCGCCATGACGTGACCAGCGCGGACGATTGGGACGCGGCAATCGCGTTCGCCGCCGAGAAGCTCGGCGGGCTTTCGGTCCTGGTCAACAACGCGGGCGTCGGCGTGCGCGGCAATATCGAGACCTGCACGCTGGAAGAATGGCACCGGGGCTTTGCCATCAACGTCGACAGCGTGTTCCTGGGTTGCCAGAAGGCGCTGCCGCTGCTGCGCGACAGCCAGCCCGCCTCGATCGTCAACATCAGCTCGATCGCGGGTCTCATCGCCTCGGACACGATGCCCGGCTACAACGCCAGCAAGGCGGCGGTGTGGATGCTGACCAAGTCGGTCGCGCTGTACTGCGCCAAGCGCGGCTGGGACATCCGCTGCAACTCGGTCCACCCGACGTTCGTCGACACCCCGATCCTCGACGGCATCAGCGCGAACGCCAATCTGGAAAAGTCGGTGGTCATGGGCAAGCTCGCCCGCCAGATCCCGCTGGGCCGCGTGGGCGAACCCGACGACATTGCGGCGGGCGTGCTCTACCTCGCCAGCGACGAAAGCCGCTTCATGACCGGCGCGGAGCTGAAGCTGGATGGCGGCATCTCGGCGATGTGA
- a CDS encoding TPM domain-containing protein: protein MTRLTPMTEADHKLVSDAVAAAEAHSAGEIVTIVTPRSDGYRDIALAWSALVAFLALAALEIAPGFYLALVERLLGLWAHEWTPRAVLGLALAVAALKFGGTWLILRFTPLGLWLTPRRIRNARVRDRALTCFRVGAESRTSGRTGVLIYLSLAEHRAEIIADAAIASKVSPETWGHAMKAMLDPLRQGRMAEGMAAAVAEVGKVLALHFPRAEGDINELPDRLIEV from the coding sequence ATGACAAGGCTTACTCCGATGACCGAGGCCGATCACAAGCTCGTCTCCGATGCCGTGGCAGCAGCCGAAGCGCACAGCGCGGGCGAGATCGTCACCATCGTCACGCCGCGTTCCGATGGCTACCGCGACATCGCGCTCGCCTGGTCGGCGCTTGTCGCCTTTCTTGCGCTCGCCGCACTCGAGATCGCCCCCGGCTTCTACCTTGCGCTGGTGGAGCGCCTTCTTGGCCTGTGGGCGCACGAATGGACCCCGCGCGCGGTGCTCGGCCTCGCGCTCGCCGTCGCGGCACTAAAGTTCGGAGGGACATGGCTGATCCTGCGGTTCACGCCGCTGGGGTTGTGGCTCACCCCCCGCCGCATCCGCAACGCCCGCGTGCGCGACCGCGCGCTCACCTGCTTTCGCGTCGGCGCGGAAAGCCGCACTTCGGGCCGCACCGGCGTGCTGATATACCTCAGCCTTGCCGAACATCGTGCCGAGATCATTGCCGACGCCGCCATCGCATCGAAGGTCTCGCCCGAAACCTGGGGCCACGCGATGAAGGCCATGCTAGATCCGCTGCGGCAGGGCCGCATGGCCGAAGGCATGGCCGCCGCCGTGGCCGAAGTGGGCAAGGTCCTTGCCCTGCACTTCCCCCGCGCCGAAGGTGACATCAACGAATTGCCGGACAGATTGATCGAAGTATGA
- a CDS encoding LemA family protein yields the protein MAATRFTQIAFATVAAASLSACGINSVPTAEEEAKARWADVESAYQRRADLVPNLVATAKGAAASETQILTNVTDARARATSINITTDDLSNPAEFEKFQNAQNQLTQALGQLRTVVENYPQLQSQARFADLMVQLEGTENRINVARTRYNEAVQAYNTTIRTFPDAIGAKLIHGAKPMVPFKANAGSDVAPTVNFDMNAPAPAASGK from the coding sequence ATGGCCGCCACCCGCTTCACCCAGATCGCGTTCGCCACCGTTGCCGCAGCCAGCCTTTCGGCCTGCGGGATCAACTCGGTTCCAACCGCGGAGGAAGAGGCAAAGGCCCGCTGGGCCGACGTCGAGAGCGCCTATCAGCGCCGCGCGGACCTCGTGCCGAACCTGGTCGCCACGGCCAAGGGCGCCGCGGCATCCGAAACCCAGATCCTGACCAACGTGACCGACGCCCGCGCCCGCGCGACGTCGATCAACATCACGACCGACGATCTGTCGAACCCGGCAGAGTTCGAGAAATTCCAGAACGCGCAGAACCAGCTCACGCAGGCGCTGGGCCAGTTGCGCACCGTGGTCGAGAACTACCCGCAGTTGCAGAGCCAGGCGCGCTTCGCCGATCTCATGGTCCAGCTCGAAGGCACCGAGAACCGCATCAACGTGGCACGCACGCGCTACAACGAGGCGGTGCAGGCCTATAACACCACCATCCGCACCTTCCCCGACGCGATCGGCGCGAAGCTGATACACGGCGCGAAGCCGATGGTGCCGTTCAAGGCCAACGCCGGGTCCGACGTGGCGCCCACGGTCAACTTCGACATGAACGCGCCTGCTCCCGCCGCCTCGGGCAAGTAA
- a CDS encoding NUDIX hydrolase has protein sequence MSLEEEYRDHPEVTHWQGRFIVTKTRGRWEYVSRNRNIKAAVILAIDDGHVLLVEQFRVPLGRPCIELPAGLIGDEAGAENEDAATAASRELEEETGYRPGRIESLGEFHSSPGMVTEAFTLFRAYDLEKVSEGGGVEGEGITVHRVALTEIESFLSARRAEGYAIDVRMLLLLAPGIMG, from the coding sequence ATGAGCCTCGAGGAAGAATACCGCGACCATCCCGAAGTCACGCATTGGCAGGGCCGGTTCATCGTCACCAAGACCCGCGGACGCTGGGAATACGTCTCGCGCAACCGCAACATCAAGGCCGCCGTCATCCTCGCCATCGACGATGGCCATGTCCTGCTGGTCGAGCAGTTCCGGGTGCCGCTCGGTCGCCCCTGCATCGAGCTTCCCGCCGGGCTGATCGGCGACGAGGCGGGTGCCGAGAACGAGGACGCCGCCACGGCCGCCTCGCGCGAGCTTGAGGAAGAGACGGGCTATCGCCCGGGACGGATCGAATCGCTGGGCGAATTCCATTCCTCTCCCGGCATGGTGACCGAAGCCTTCACCCTGTTCCGCGCGTACGATCTCGAAAAAGTTTCCGAGGGCGGCGGCGTGGAAGGCGAAGGCATCACCGTCCACCGGGTTGCCCTTACGGAAATCGAGAGCTTTCTCTCGGCCAGGCGCGCGGAGGGCTATGCCATCGACGTGCGGATGCTCCTGCTTCTCGCCCCCGGCATCATGGGCTGA
- a CDS encoding TPM domain-containing protein → MVRPLRAFWQAVALLLLALAGTAAHAAMPARPAGPVLDEAQVIPDAEEAAIAQRLAAYNAQSGRAVVVATVASLDGQDVETYANTLFRAWGIGGKQTDQGLLLLIAPNDRKVRIEVGYGLEEYMPDVLAGRILSGSVTPRFKAGDYVGGINAGIDQILAQLSRTPADAKAVAEAAAARQQSDGAQGGGGFFGSALFWIVVIVVFIGMFGGRGRRGYVQRRSGIDPGIVLWGISEMARAASNNRHSGGWGGGGGSDWGGGGGFGGFGGGDSGGGGASGDW, encoded by the coding sequence GTGGTCCGCCCCCTGCGGGCCTTCTGGCAGGCAGTCGCGCTGCTGTTGCTCGCGTTGGCGGGCACGGCAGCCCACGCGGCCATGCCGGCACGCCCCGCCGGACCGGTACTGGACGAGGCGCAGGTCATTCCCGATGCGGAAGAAGCCGCGATCGCCCAGCGCCTCGCGGCCTACAACGCCCAGTCCGGGCGAGCCGTGGTGGTCGCAACGGTCGCCTCGCTCGATGGGCAGGACGTCGAGACTTACGCCAACACCCTGTTCCGCGCCTGGGGCATTGGCGGCAAGCAGACCGACCAGGGACTGCTGCTCCTGATCGCTCCCAATGACCGCAAAGTGCGCATCGAAGTCGGCTACGGCCTCGAGGAATACATGCCCGATGTCCTGGCCGGACGCATCCTCTCGGGCTCGGTCACTCCGCGCTTCAAGGCAGGCGACTACGTCGGCGGCATCAACGCCGGGATCGACCAGATCCTTGCCCAGTTGAGCCGCACTCCCGCAGACGCCAAAGCCGTTGCCGAGGCTGCGGCGGCACGGCAGCAGAGCGACGGCGCGCAAGGCGGCGGAGGGTTCTTCGGAAGCGCGCTGTTCTGGATCGTCGTGATCGTGGTCTTCATCGGCATGTTCGGCGGTCGTGGCCGGCGCGGTTATGTCCAGCGCCGCAGCGGCATTGACCCCGGCATCGTTCTGTGGGGCATCAGTGAAATGGCCCGCGCCGCCTCGAACAATCGCCATTCCGGCGGCTGGGGCGGAGGCGGTGGTTCCGACTGGGGCGGCGGCGGAGGCTTCGGCGGCTTCGGCGGCGGCGATTCCGGTGGCGGCGGCGCTTCGGGGGACTGGTGA